A window of Nicotiana sylvestris chromosome 8, ASM39365v2, whole genome shotgun sequence genomic DNA:
GCATATAGAAGATTGAGACATGAGCCTGCATGCAACTATAGGAAAAGATGTATGTTGAAACATCCAAACAATTTTCATTATACGAGAAAGACTTAATAAATATGTTACCGCTCCTACATATATTAGGACAGAAATTAATCTAAAATGCaaatgtcaaaaaataaaaataaaatctattTGCTTATGGACTGATGATTGATTTAAGCCTAACAGAAATTGATGGAATGAAATGACTTAACCTTGTATTAGGATAAACCAACAAAATTACGTCGGAAAATATTAATCTTTTGACAATATCGCAAATCAATAATTAATTAACAAAAGCAACGTAAAAGACCCCACTTACCTATATCCCGACGCACCCCATTTTCTTAACTTTTTGACACTAGATAAACATATGTTTTCTATTAATTATGCActtgacatattttttttctaTTAATTATCAACTTGACTTATTTTTTATAATGGTGCCATGGTGGGACTTTGGAGAAAAAGGGGCTTTCTAACGAAGAGATACTATAAGGAAAAATGACATTCTATAGTCGCTAtaaaaataatagtcgaaaaatatataaaatttatatattttttgtatatatatatattatttatgttatatacaaaaaaatatacattttttgggctatcaaatgtaaatagtttctcCCGCGAGCTAGAAGTGATAATATTTCTACTATCAATAATTAAACATCGAAAGCCACTAGACTATTGGGGCGCTCAAAGCACAATTTCTTTTTCTAAAGATAATTTGGAAATATTTACGAAGTAATAATTGTAATTAGAGTATAAGAGATCAATAGGTCCAACTCAACAGCATTTGAAGAAGACAACAACTTGGAATGGTGAAACTACAGTTTGAATATCTCTTGTTTATTGAATTGTCATttccaaaatataaataaattaatattcAAGAATGAGAATCAATAGATAAATGTTATACTACTAATAATCTTTTCCCATATGTCAAGGATATTTTGCTTATTATTTTCAGGAGTAGTCGCATATAAGTCATGTAGTATGCATCATTATTCAATAGACGCTTGTGGTCCGCCCCTTCCTCGAACTCTGCACATAGCGGAAGCTAAGTGCAACGGGATGTACTTTTTATACATCATTATTCAATAAAGTTGAGAAGGATCCGAGATTTTAACTTGAGAGTCTCAACCTTTAAAGGCTTGCGTAACACTGAACACATGACATctttacaatatatatatatattacgttTCGTGTCAAAAATACTGAATTCGTAAAAATCCGGCCCTGCAATGATTACGTGAAAATGTTTTAAAAGCCGCCTATAAAGAATGATTTCCATCTTTTGACTTATTATGAACTTAACGAGCTACTAATAGTTTATCCTGCATTGTCCCTACCATTTTAAATTGTGGGATCTGGCACTGTGGAATGTTATCAAGactatttttttcatttctctATTTGGTCTAAGGTTTAAGACTTTAATCGTaacaattcaaaagaaaaaacaaaaatgacacAATAATCCAAATGCACTCTTGATTGAAGAATGAAAACATCATGAGTAAAGACAAAGTACAATATATGTGATCGATCGATCGTTATTCACATCATAGCCACTTCAAGAAAACAAAGTTTAGGAAATGTGTGTAAAGACAAATTAAACACAATGACCAAAATGCAAGCAAATTCAACAAGAAAAGGATGGCTAGCTCCACTCAATCTGATCTACTTAGCCACTTCATGAGTACTTGTAGGCATCTCCAATGGGAAATTTGTTGTTTCATTGTGTGCACTTCCATAAGGACAGAACATAACCTTATAATCTGTAGTCCAACTTGTGCAAGTAAATGTACTTGTTGGATCATCTTGAGGATAACTATAGGCATCAGGACATCTTTGTTTGAACCATCTTGATAACTCAGTAGGACCACATGGTCCTTGTGTACAACAATATTGTTGTCCTCCAAATGTTGTACatgggttgttacatcctccggGTACCCTAAGTGCACCAGGGCATTCACCATTTATGTTAGCTGTGCATTGAATTCCGTGACATTTTCCAGGGCCAGGCTTAGTCGGGCCAAAAGACATAGGAATGTTGAATCCATCAATTACAGAAATGTCCCAGAAATCTAAGTTGCTGAATTGGTTCAACGCGTATTCAGCTAAAGTGTTTGGTGGTTTACCCCACCCTTTACATTCTAAGACTCCACCACAATCACCGGTTTGACACCAACCTCTACCAGCACCATCAAAGTTGCAATTGGTACGACCCCATATACGTGCCATTTTAGTACCCGGTGGGGCCCAGAACCACCAGCTTTGACCTCGTTCGAGACGTTTGCCACCCCCTACAGGGGTTGCCGCCGCCCATACGGTGTATGGGCAGTTGTTGTGGACCTCAAACACGCCGGAAGCGTAAGTGTAAGTCACAAAGGCAAGGAGGAAGAACACTAAACAAGTTGTTAAGTTACTCATTTTAGTGAGAAGATTGGTTGTTGAATATATTGCCATTTGAGTTAAGGGTTTATATAGGGGTATGGCGGCTTTTTGCACTATAGACATTAATCATATATAAATTGGCACTTGATATATTATTATATTTATAAAGGAATAATTTTGAAAGATGCGGTGCTGGCGGCTATTCGTAAGAGTCTGacaattatatttatatattgtgAACATAGAAGCTAATCTGTATTACATATTGGTCTCCAATATCGGATGCACAACTATATTTTTcttgaaaatgaaaaatagaattgtAACAATTGTTAAGTCAAAATTAGACTAACTTATATATGAACTTGATCTATAAATGGTCAATAATTTGGGGAATTCCGAATTGCACAACGTTGAAGATCCACCTCTACGCCAACCCCATTTGCTTAACTTTTTTGACTGTAGATGCATATACGTTTTCTATTAGTTATCCACTTGATATATGTAAGAATTCTTGATCTAATTTCTTGATTATAAATCTTTCATTTATGAAGACTTGGTGATGCAGAGGAGGTAATAATTAGGCAAATATTTATTCATTAAATTGATAATATAAGTATCATTTAACCAGGGTtattaagctatatatatatatatatatatatatatatgtgtatgtgtgtgtgtgtgtgtgtgtgtgtgtgtgaagacTAATAGCATGCATTCATAAATTTAGGGTAAACACACCCGACTGGAAATAAGTATTTTACTCAGTAACTCCAATAGCAAATGTAGTCGAAAGATTGGAACCGGCTGCAAAGCTCATCTCCAAATTCCACAAAGCTAACTTGTGCGCACAGCCATCTCCAAATTCCATAAACTAGTGCTAattataattaattttaaataaaattaagtaGCTAGGGATACCTATAGTAATAATTGCAGGTAAATAATTATGATTTCAGCTCGAAGGATGTACTGGATAACTATTTCACTTAGTATATTTTCACCATTCAATAGCTTGTAAAATACGTGAGAGTAAACGTAGTGAAAAATAGTGGAATATGACCGACTGAACAAAATGTATTTGAAGGCTCTATATCTTGTTTTACGGAGATGGAGCAAGTATTTCAATTATATAAGTTCTGAATCTTATAACGGC
This region includes:
- the LOC104231143 gene encoding osmotin-like protein, which gives rise to MSNLTTCLVFFLLAFVTYTYASGVFEVHNNCPYTVWAAATPVGGGKRLERGQSWWFWAPPGTKMARIWGRTNCNFDGAGRGWCQTGDCGGVLECKGWGKPPNTLAEYALNQFSNLDFWDISVIDGFNIPMSFGPTKPGPGKCHGIQCTANINGECPGALRVPGGCNNPCTTFGGQQYCCTQGPCGPTELSRWFKQRCPDAYSYPQDDPTSTFTCTSWTTDYKVMFCPYGSAHNETTNFPLEMPTSTHEVAK